A region from the Aeromicrobium choanae genome encodes:
- a CDS encoding ScyD/ScyE family protein translates to MRPVLRVVTTAATVTCVALAFAPSASAHGKHRPAPRPISVVAGGLEGPFQISRDGHHRLLVMESGAGRVISVDPRKRGSVRTLVSGLGPNAASGAVRVGKHIAIVTGEADPSAPAGPYPGSSVLVASKGKVSVFADLMAHELKYNPDGQTQFAPDGTTPLDALSNPFSLLAERGRHAGVLVADGGANAVLRVNSKGRVSTFFVPPTVNTGACAGRPNNDAAHTGCDSVPTGLAYGPRNTIYVSALTGEAPGEGRVYVLDARTAKVRKVIKGFTAPTGIAVGRDGTMYVTEVLEGMPEGEPGPEFDPATVGQIVKVSPWGKRTYAQVTMPTGVVLAGRSLYATAWSIAGFLGIEGAGQVVKVSDRAFRRAS, encoded by the coding sequence ATGCGCCCAGTACTTCGAGTCGTCACCACGGCCGCGACCGTGACATGCGTCGCCCTCGCGTTCGCGCCATCTGCTTCCGCCCACGGCAAGCACCGGCCCGCGCCCCGCCCCATCAGCGTCGTCGCCGGCGGCCTCGAAGGGCCGTTCCAGATCTCCCGGGACGGCCACCATCGCCTGCTCGTCATGGAGTCCGGAGCCGGCCGTGTCATCTCGGTCGACCCGAGGAAGCGGGGGAGCGTGCGCACCCTGGTGAGCGGCCTCGGGCCCAACGCCGCCAGTGGAGCGGTCAGGGTGGGGAAGCACATCGCCATCGTGACGGGCGAGGCCGATCCCTCGGCTCCGGCCGGGCCCTACCCCGGATCGTCGGTGCTGGTGGCCTCGAAGGGCAAGGTCAGCGTCTTCGCCGACCTGATGGCGCACGAGCTCAAGTACAACCCCGACGGCCAGACCCAGTTCGCGCCCGACGGGACCACGCCGCTCGACGCCCTGTCCAACCCCTTCAGCCTCCTCGCCGAGCGAGGACGCCACGCAGGAGTGCTCGTCGCCGACGGTGGCGCGAACGCGGTCCTGCGCGTGAACTCGAAGGGCCGGGTGTCGACGTTCTTCGTCCCGCCGACCGTCAACACCGGCGCCTGCGCGGGCCGGCCGAACAACGACGCCGCCCACACGGGCTGCGACTCCGTCCCGACCGGACTGGCCTACGGCCCGCGCAACACGATCTACGTGTCGGCGCTGACCGGTGAGGCGCCCGGCGAGGGTCGCGTCTACGTCCTCGACGCCCGGACCGCGAAGGTGCGCAAGGTGATCAAGGGCTTCACCGCACCCACCGGCATCGCGGTGGGCAGGGACGGCACGATGTACGTCACCGAGGTCCTGGAGGGCATGCCCGAGGGCGAGCCCGGACCCGAGTTCGACCCGGCCACCGTCGGCCAGATCGTCAAGGTCTCGCCGTGGGGGAAGAGGACGTACGCCCAGGTGACCATGCCCACCGGCGTGGTGCTCGCGGGCAGGTCGCTGTACGCCACCGCGTGGTCGATCGCCGGCTTCCTCGGGATCGAGGGCGCCGGCCAGGTGGTGAAGGTCTCGGACCGCGCGTTCCGCAGGGCGTCCTGA
- a CDS encoding AMP-binding protein, producing MHEHGERPWSVHYGPGVPTQIDIPDEPITAGLERAAQRWPDRVATDFLGATATYAETERAIRRAMVVLRDLGVRPGGTVALVLPNSPSHLVAYHAVLRLGAVVVDLNPTYTEAELAHLLVDCGAQHALVWHKVVATVLAASGDSTLQVVSVDISRDLPRSAQLLLKLPVKAARAKRSALRGTVPAGVPDWHTLLERAHGEVPAAPVGADDLALLQYTGGTTGTPKAAMLTHRNLVANVVHGQAWASFRQGEETVYGVLPFFHAFGLTFCLNLPGHIGATLVMFPNFEPETVLKAFGRRPATFMAGVAPMFERIAVAADSAPKASLDGLRQARLGFAGAMPIPPATVERWERLTGGLLIEGYGMTECAPIALGNPCVPTRRPGTLGVPFPNTDMRIVDIDDHTREVESDGNGVRRGELLVRGPQVFAGYLNRPEETAHQLLDGGWLRTGDVVEVDPTGWVTLVDRVKEMIIVGGFKVYPSTVEDHLRLMPGIVDVAVVGMATAGGDDQVLAAFVLEPGADAPSVEAVRAHGEQRLARYALPRRVEVVEELPRSQIGKVMRRQVQQLFTPGE from the coding sequence ATGCACGAGCACGGTGAGCGTCCCTGGTCCGTCCACTACGGACCGGGCGTGCCGACCCAGATCGACATCCCCGACGAGCCGATCACGGCCGGTCTTGAACGAGCCGCGCAGCGGTGGCCCGACCGGGTCGCGACCGACTTCCTCGGTGCGACGGCGACCTATGCCGAGACCGAGCGGGCGATCCGCCGCGCGATGGTCGTCCTGCGCGACCTCGGCGTGAGGCCGGGCGGGACCGTCGCGCTGGTGCTGCCGAACAGCCCCAGCCACCTGGTGGCGTACCACGCGGTGCTGCGGCTCGGCGCGGTCGTCGTGGACCTCAACCCGACCTACACCGAGGCCGAGCTGGCCCACCTGCTGGTCGACTGCGGGGCGCAGCACGCGCTCGTCTGGCACAAGGTGGTGGCGACCGTGCTGGCCGCGAGCGGGGACTCGACGTTGCAGGTCGTGAGCGTGGACATCAGCCGAGACCTGCCGCGCTCGGCCCAGCTGCTGCTGAAGCTGCCGGTGAAGGCGGCGCGGGCGAAGCGCAGCGCGCTGCGCGGCACCGTCCCTGCGGGCGTTCCCGACTGGCACACGCTGCTGGAGCGGGCTCACGGCGAGGTCCCGGCGGCGCCGGTGGGGGCGGACGACCTCGCCCTGCTGCAGTACACCGGCGGGACGACCGGCACGCCGAAGGCGGCGATGCTGACGCACCGGAACCTCGTGGCGAACGTCGTCCACGGTCAGGCGTGGGCGTCCTTCCGCCAGGGCGAGGAGACGGTCTACGGCGTGCTGCCGTTCTTCCATGCGTTCGGCCTGACCTTCTGCCTCAACCTGCCCGGCCACATCGGCGCCACGCTGGTGATGTTCCCGAACTTCGAGCCCGAGACGGTGCTGAAGGCGTTCGGGCGCCGGCCCGCCACGTTCATGGCCGGCGTCGCCCCGATGTTCGAGCGCATCGCGGTGGCGGCCGACTCCGCGCCGAAGGCGTCCCTCGACGGACTGCGGCAGGCTCGGCTCGGGTTCGCCGGCGCGATGCCGATCCCGCCGGCCACGGTCGAGCGCTGGGAGCGGCTCACCGGAGGACTGCTCATCGAGGGCTACGGCATGACCGAGTGCGCGCCGATCGCGCTGGGGAACCCGTGCGTCCCCACCCGCCGCCCCGGCACCCTCGGCGTGCCCTTCCCGAACACCGACATGAGGATCGTCGACATCGACGACCACACGCGCGAGGTGGAGTCCGACGGGAACGGCGTGCGACGTGGCGAGCTGCTCGTGCGCGGACCCCAGGTGTTCGCGGGCTACCTGAACCGGCCCGAGGAGACCGCGCACCAGTTGCTCGACGGCGGGTGGCTGCGCACCGGTGACGTCGTCGAGGTGGACCCCACCGGCTGGGTCACGCTCGTCGACCGGGTCAAGGAGATGATCATCGTCGGCGGCTTCAAGGTGTACCCGTCCACGGTCGAGGACCACCTGCGCCTGATGCCCGGCATCGTCGACGTCGCGGTCGTCGGCATGGCCACGGCGGGCGGTGACGACCAGGTCCTGGCGGCCTTCGTGCTCGAGCCGGGGGCCGACGCGCCCTCGGTCGAGGCGGTTCGCGCGCACGGCGAGCAGCGCCTCGCCCGCTACGCGCTCCCGCGCCGGGTCGAGGTCGTCGAGGAGCTGCCGCGCTCGCAGATCGGCAAGGTGATGCGGCGCCAGGTGCAGCAGCTGTTCACGCCGGGGGAGTAG
- a CDS encoding sulfurtransferase, with product MTSSHPRLVDVQWLKDRLDDPSIRIVDATVHLTFDDDGAHTESGRETYREGHVPGAVFADQLTDLTVHDGEAPFEAAPSEQFARVVGELGIGNEHTVVVYDTVNGIWATRLWWQFAFEGHEDVVVLDGGLKAWQDAGLPVEFGDASTAPASFRAERHPERSVATADVEAATQDSSVLLINSLDRESFSGVRIPGSVNVPFSELVDDQGRQRSLDELRPLFESVGALDPEVAPVTYCGGGIAATAVAFALKGLGRDDVAVYDGSLNAWTADPDRPLAQG from the coding sequence ATGACCTCCTCGCATCCCCGCCTCGTCGACGTCCAGTGGCTCAAGGACCGGCTCGACGACCCGTCGATCCGCATCGTCGACGCCACCGTTCACCTGACCTTCGACGACGACGGCGCGCACACCGAGTCCGGTCGCGAGACCTACCGCGAGGGCCACGTGCCCGGGGCGGTCTTCGCCGACCAGCTCACCGACCTCACCGTCCACGACGGCGAGGCGCCGTTCGAGGCCGCTCCGTCCGAGCAGTTCGCCCGCGTTGTCGGCGAGCTCGGCATCGGCAACGAGCACACCGTCGTCGTCTACGACACGGTCAACGGCATCTGGGCCACGCGCCTGTGGTGGCAGTTCGCGTTCGAGGGGCACGAGGACGTCGTGGTGCTCGACGGCGGGCTCAAGGCCTGGCAGGACGCCGGGCTGCCGGTCGAGTTTGGCGACGCCTCGACCGCGCCCGCCTCGTTCAGGGCCGAGCGGCACCCCGAGCGCAGCGTGGCCACGGCCGACGTCGAGGCCGCGACGCAGGACTCCTCCGTGCTGCTCATCAACTCGCTCGACCGGGAGTCCTTCTCGGGCGTCCGGATCCCGGGAAGCGTGAACGTCCCGTTCTCGGAGTTGGTGGACGACCAGGGCCGGCAGCGCAGCCTCGACGAGCTGCGCCCGCTGTTCGAGTCGGTCGGCGCGCTCGATCCCGAGGTGGCACCGGTGACGTACTGCGGCGGCGGCATCGCCGCGACCGCGGTGGCCTTCGCGCTGAAGGGCCTGGGTCGCGACGACGTCGCTGTCTACGACGGCTCGCTCAACGCGTGGACGGCCGATCCCGACCGGCCGCTCGCGCAGGGCTGA
- a CDS encoding addiction module antidote protein, which produces MMAITREVFQRFDPADHLNDLADVTDHLQIALHASREDPTAVPRALGVIARSRNMSELARTVGMSRDGLCRALSENGNPRWSTVIKVTQALGLRFELHPVAQPAPRSEHSPDARSEGGWVVTTTRGSAAPASSSSSSRTRRAGFTKGSPPRCTCERRP; this is translated from the coding sequence ATGATGGCGATCACCCGTGAGGTGTTCCAGAGATTCGATCCGGCAGACCATCTCAACGATCTCGCCGACGTCACGGACCATCTGCAGATCGCGCTCCACGCCTCACGTGAGGACCCGACGGCGGTTCCTCGCGCGCTCGGAGTGATCGCTCGGTCGCGGAACATGAGTGAGCTGGCACGCACGGTCGGCATGAGCCGCGACGGGCTCTGCCGCGCCTTGTCCGAGAACGGCAATCCTCGATGGTCGACCGTCATCAAGGTCACGCAAGCGCTCGGACTGAGATTCGAACTGCACCCCGTCGCCCAGCCGGCGCCGCGATCCGAGCACTCACCCGACGCTCGCAGCGAAGGCGGGTGGGTCGTGACGACGACGCGCGGCTCTGCGGCGCCTGCCAGTTCGAGCTCCTCGTCGAGGACCCGCCGGGCGGGCTTCACGAAGGGCTCACCCCCGAGGTGTACCTGCGAGCGCCGGCCTTGA
- a CDS encoding helix-turn-helix domain-containing protein, which produces MTSSKKAFGQFVTAKRKAAGLTQAGLAERLFVTESAVSKWERGVSYPDISMVAPLAEHLGVTEGELIRASDDVVAARVDREARFYRRWRAGILWTTAIGYAIALVACLIANLAVEQTLSWFWIVLASVGVAFSLTTLPLLVAERRVPTVVGAFLVSLLATFTVAWAMNGRGEWLPIAAGAVLLAVVVLLGPLALRHAPLPAPWSRHEVVIALALDTVALLAFLFVVMLATDQLDTWWSQTVPITALALVYAWVVALVSCYLPTSRLIRAAVVIGFSGIYAWFFRTAVGRILDEPSQPVDLARWRDPYINGNVSLLVLIACLAIAAVLVVVSAVQASRERRPAPAVDSHGLSGAP; this is translated from the coding sequence ATGACATCGTCGAAGAAGGCCTTCGGTCAGTTCGTGACCGCGAAGCGCAAGGCCGCGGGCCTCACGCAGGCAGGGCTGGCCGAGCGCCTGTTCGTCACCGAGTCTGCGGTCTCCAAGTGGGAGCGCGGGGTCTCCTACCCCGACATCTCGATGGTCGCTCCCCTCGCCGAGCACCTCGGCGTGACGGAGGGCGAGCTGATCCGGGCCAGCGACGACGTGGTGGCGGCGCGGGTCGACCGCGAGGCTCGCTTCTACCGCCGCTGGCGCGCGGGGATCCTGTGGACGACCGCCATCGGCTACGCCATCGCCCTCGTCGCCTGCCTCATCGCGAACCTCGCCGTCGAGCAGACCCTGAGCTGGTTCTGGATCGTCCTGGCGTCCGTGGGCGTGGCCTTCAGCCTCACCACCCTGCCGCTGCTGGTCGCGGAGCGGCGGGTCCCCACCGTGGTCGGTGCGTTCCTGGTCAGCCTGCTCGCCACGTTCACGGTGGCCTGGGCGATGAACGGACGCGGCGAGTGGCTGCCGATCGCCGCCGGAGCAGTCCTGCTCGCCGTCGTGGTGCTCCTCGGCCCGCTCGCGCTCCGCCATGCGCCCCTGCCGGCACCGTGGTCACGGCACGAGGTGGTCATCGCCCTGGCGCTCGACACGGTCGCCCTCCTGGCCTTCCTCTTCGTGGTCATGCTCGCCACCGACCAGCTCGACACGTGGTGGAGCCAGACCGTCCCGATCACGGCCCTCGCGCTCGTCTATGCGTGGGTCGTCGCGCTCGTCAGCTGCTACCTGCCGACCTCGCGCCTGATCCGCGCAGCCGTCGTGATCGGCTTCAGCGGCATCTACGCCTGGTTCTTCCGGACGGCCGTCGGGCGGATCCTGGACGAGCCCAGCCAGCCGGTCGACCTCGCCCGGTGGCGCGACCCGTACATCAACGGGAACGTCTCACTCCTCGTGCTGATCGCCTGCCTCGCGATCGCGGCGGTCCTCGTCGTGGTGTCCGCCGTGCAGGCGTCACGCGAGCGGCGCCCGGCGCCCGCCGTGGACTCGCACGGCCTCTCCGGCGCCCCGTGA
- a CDS encoding FUSC family protein: protein METARGWLLDRWVNHPRIALALRAAVAAAIAWTLVRFVPGSQDYPYYAPFGAIIATTSTLAGSVRESLQAVGAIVVGGAIAWLVDTATGDYVAAVTLALVVALSVSAAGWRVLGAMGGWAPTAAVFTLIIGHGEAQFIGAYGGLTLFGALVGIVVNMVSPPLPLAPARSAVGHTREVLAEQLREIADLMVEHELPTLDQWHREHSELRRARTEMRDAVSRVHESLTANARARRHRDALAVLTEEADSLDRVSLLVSDVADLLLRPHGVPGDPATQTVLSDEVREPIARAMHRVADALDAYGHGADVDPRLEAADVELTALLENRIGETHEQLLVDSVVLSLRRALDTFA, encoded by the coding sequence ATGGAAACAGCGCGCGGGTGGCTCCTCGACCGGTGGGTGAATCACCCCCGAATCGCTCTCGCCCTGCGCGCGGCCGTCGCCGCGGCGATCGCCTGGACCCTCGTGCGGTTCGTCCCCGGCTCGCAGGACTATCCGTACTACGCGCCGTTCGGCGCCATCATCGCCACGACGTCGACCCTCGCGGGCTCGGTGCGCGAGTCGCTCCAGGCGGTCGGCGCCATCGTCGTCGGCGGCGCCATCGCGTGGCTCGTCGACACGGCGACGGGCGACTACGTCGCGGCCGTCACCCTGGCGCTCGTCGTCGCGCTGTCGGTCAGCGCGGCGGGATGGCGCGTCCTGGGCGCCATGGGCGGCTGGGCGCCGACCGCGGCGGTCTTCACGCTGATCATCGGCCATGGCGAGGCCCAGTTCATCGGCGCCTACGGGGGGCTCACGCTGTTCGGCGCGCTCGTCGGGATCGTCGTCAACATGGTCTCCCCACCGCTGCCGCTGGCCCCCGCACGGTCCGCCGTGGGCCACACGCGCGAGGTGCTGGCGGAGCAGCTGCGCGAGATCGCCGACCTCATGGTCGAGCACGAGCTGCCGACCCTCGACCAGTGGCACCGCGAGCACTCCGAGCTCCGACGCGCCCGGACCGAGATGCGCGACGCCGTGTCGCGCGTCCACGAGTCGCTCACCGCGAATGCTCGGGCGCGACGCCACCGCGACGCCCTCGCGGTCCTCACGGAGGAGGCCGACAGCCTCGACCGCGTCTCGCTCTTGGTCTCCGACGTCGCGGACCTGCTCCTGCGGCCCCACGGCGTGCCCGGCGATCCCGCGACCCAGACCGTGCTGAGCGACGAGGTCCGCGAGCCGATCGCGCGTGCCATGCATCGGGTCGCCGACGCACTCGACGCCTACGGGCACGGCGCCGACGTCGATCCCCGGCTCGAAGCGGCCGACGTCGAGCTCACCGCGCTGCTCGAGAACCGGATCGGCGAGACCCACGAGCAGCTGCTCGTGGACAGCGTCGTGCTCTCCCTGCGGCGGGCGCTCGACACCTTCGCCTGA
- a CDS encoding alcohol dehydrogenase catalytic domain-containing protein, producing the protein MHAIRHHEFGPADVLRLESIPDPEPAAGQLRIAVEAAGVHLLDTSIRAGEAFGAGPAPDLPIVPGREVAGVVDAIGPGVDPGWLGRRVVAHLGFGGGGYAEQAVVDAGRAHPIPEGMDAATAVAAIGTGRTATAILELAELQPDDVVVVTSAAGGLGPLLLQGATNVGARTVGVAGGPDKTALVSRFGATLALDRHSPDWQLRLHDVGTPTVVLDGVAGPVGRALYRSLAPGGRLVRFGWSSGEQNDYADPQRRVIDVLGPPILDRIEEFEWAALAAAADGTRVPHVGTALPLAEAAEAHRALETRAAVGKVVLVVPR; encoded by the coding sequence ATGCACGCGATACGACACCACGAGTTCGGTCCCGCCGACGTCCTGCGCCTCGAGTCCATCCCCGATCCGGAGCCGGCAGCCGGGCAGCTCCGCATCGCCGTGGAGGCCGCCGGGGTGCACCTGCTCGACACCTCCATCCGCGCCGGGGAGGCCTTCGGTGCCGGGCCGGCCCCCGACCTGCCGATCGTCCCGGGCCGCGAGGTGGCGGGCGTGGTGGACGCGATCGGCCCGGGCGTCGACCCCGGGTGGCTCGGCCGTCGCGTCGTCGCGCACCTCGGCTTCGGCGGCGGTGGCTACGCGGAGCAGGCGGTCGTCGACGCCGGGCGCGCCCATCCGATCCCCGAGGGGATGGACGCCGCCACCGCCGTGGCCGCGATCGGGACGGGCCGCACCGCCACCGCCATCCTGGAGCTCGCCGAGCTGCAGCCCGATGACGTCGTCGTGGTGACCTCCGCGGCCGGCGGGCTCGGCCCGCTGCTGCTGCAGGGCGCCACGAACGTCGGCGCACGCACCGTGGGGGTGGCCGGAGGTCCGGACAAGACCGCGCTGGTCTCGCGGTTTGGCGCCACCCTCGCCCTCGACCGCCACTCCCCCGACTGGCAGCTCCGGCTCCACGACGTCGGCACGCCCACCGTCGTCCTCGACGGGGTCGCCGGCCCCGTCGGGCGCGCGCTGTACCGCAGTCTCGCGCCGGGTGGTCGTCTCGTGCGCTTCGGCTGGTCGTCGGGTGAGCAGAACGACTACGCCGATCCGCAGCGGCGGGTGATCGACGTGCTGGGCCCGCCGATCCTCGACCGGATCGAGGAGTTCGAGTGGGCGGCGCTGGCCGCCGCGGCGGACGGGACCCGCGTGCCCCACGTCGGGACGGCGCTCCCTCTCGCCGAGGCGGCGGAGGCCCACCGCGCGCTGGAGACCCGGGCCGCGGTGGGCAAGGTCGTGCTGGTGGTGCCGCGCTGA
- a CDS encoding ABC transporter substrate-binding protein yields MKTVPTSRARRGRVVLTAAAAALALTLSACGSDSAASGDEAETRTVTDALGTEVKVPKEPKRVATLHYAATQPVLDLGITPVGQGSFEEGIIPEDLVETVADVPVVTNDATEPQLEKITGVDPDLILAPNVLEEEVLKQLEAIAPVYVFTLRGGDRANWAQRTEEIADALNATERVDELASDFAKRQEEIATTYADVIEGRTVGVIGAYEENNFYAWGEKNMSGTLLEPLGFTWSAREDAVVSKEKEPEATVSFEKIGSTVGDADILFLDSNLREEVNPFMEALQGTKLYQQLPAVKADQAYVMGKNTVAGYTDAHYSLDRVEDALQDLQAK; encoded by the coding sequence ATGAAGACCGTTCCCACCTCGCGAGCCCGGCGCGGCCGCGTCGTCCTGACCGCCGCCGCCGCGGCGCTCGCCCTCACCCTGAGCGCCTGTGGCTCGGACTCCGCGGCGTCCGGCGACGAGGCCGAGACCCGCACCGTGACCGACGCCCTCGGCACCGAGGTGAAGGTCCCGAAGGAGCCGAAGCGTGTCGCGACGCTGCACTACGCCGCGACCCAGCCCGTGCTCGACCTGGGGATCACCCCGGTCGGCCAGGGCTCGTTCGAGGAGGGGATCATCCCGGAGGACCTCGTCGAGACCGTCGCCGACGTCCCCGTCGTCACCAACGACGCCACCGAACCCCAGCTGGAGAAGATCACGGGCGTCGATCCCGACCTGATCCTGGCCCCGAACGTGCTCGAGGAGGAGGTCCTCAAGCAGCTCGAGGCCATCGCGCCGGTCTACGTGTTCACCCTGCGGGGAGGCGACCGTGCCAACTGGGCGCAACGCACCGAGGAGATCGCGGATGCGCTCAACGCCACCGAGAGGGTCGACGAGCTCGCCTCCGACTTCGCGAAGCGCCAGGAGGAGATCGCGACGACCTACGCCGACGTCATCGAGGGCAGGACGGTGGGCGTCATCGGCGCCTACGAGGAGAACAACTTCTACGCCTGGGGCGAGAAGAACATGAGCGGCACGCTGCTGGAGCCGCTGGGCTTCACGTGGTCCGCGCGGGAGGACGCCGTCGTCTCGAAGGAGAAGGAGCCCGAGGCCACGGTCTCGTTCGAGAAGATCGGGTCGACCGTCGGGGACGCCGACATCCTCTTCCTCGACTCGAACCTGCGCGAGGAGGTCAACCCGTTCATGGAGGCGCTGCAGGGCACGAAGCTCTACCAGCAGCTGCCGGCCGTGAAGGCCGACCAGGCCTACGTCATGGGCAAGAACACGGTCGCCGGCTACACCGACGCGCACTACAGCCTCGACCGCGTGGAGGACGCGCTCCAGGACCTGCAGGCGAAGTAG
- a CDS encoding ABC transporter ATP-binding protein — protein MNHTDLDRPAALRAQDLTMGYDGRVVGEHLDLAVPEGAFTVIIGPNACGKSTLLRSLARLLKPRAGAVLLDGKDIHRMRGRDVATRLGLLPQSAVAPAGITVFDLVRRGRYPHQSILTRWSEADERTVRRALEQTDLVDLADRPIDELSGGQRQRAWVAMTLAQDSRILLLDEPTTFLDIAHQIGLLDLFATLNRCDGRTIVAVLHDINHAARYADHLVVMSSGRIVAQGSPRTVLTTELLADVFDIDAAIIEDPLNGGPHVITRHHGHSAPVDDPIRKVTA, from the coding sequence GTGAACCACACCGATCTCGACCGTCCCGCCGCCCTGCGCGCCCAGGACCTCACGATGGGCTACGACGGTCGCGTCGTGGGCGAGCACCTCGACCTCGCCGTGCCCGAAGGGGCGTTCACCGTCATCATCGGTCCGAACGCGTGCGGCAAGTCCACCCTGCTGCGCTCGCTCGCGCGACTCCTCAAGCCCCGCGCCGGTGCGGTGCTGCTGGACGGCAAGGACATCCACCGGATGCGCGGCAGGGACGTCGCCACCCGGCTCGGCCTGCTGCCGCAGTCGGCCGTGGCGCCCGCCGGCATCACCGTGTTCGACCTCGTGCGCCGTGGTCGCTACCCGCACCAGTCGATCCTCACCCGCTGGAGCGAGGCGGACGAGCGGACCGTCCGCCGAGCGCTCGAGCAGACCGACCTCGTCGACCTGGCGGACCGGCCCATCGACGAGCTCTCCGGCGGACAGCGCCAGCGGGCCTGGGTCGCGATGACCCTCGCGCAGGACAGCCGGATCCTGCTGCTCGACGAGCCCACGACGTTCCTCGACATCGCCCACCAGATCGGCCTGCTCGATCTCTTCGCCACGCTGAACCGGTGCGACGGCCGCACGATCGTCGCCGTCCTGCACGACATCAACCACGCCGCCCGGTACGCCGACCACCTCGTGGTGATGTCCTCGGGCCGCATCGTCGCGCAGGGGTCGCCTCGCACCGTCCTGACCACCGAGCTGCTCGCGGACGTCTTCGACATCGACGCCGCGATCATCGAGGACCCGCTCAACGGCGGTCCTCACGTCATCACCCGTCACCACGGCCACTCCGCGCCCGTGGACGACCCGATCCGAAAGGTCACCGCATGA
- a CDS encoding FecCD family ABC transporter permease — MITRSPAEQGFVVVRVPQGLAISGLVPVRAVLGCLGLLVATLAVTGAALMLGEVTFSPPEVARALFGDAARDVELFVVQWRLPRALAAAVFGAMLGVAGAIFQSVTRNPLGSPDIIGFTAGASAGGVMMIALVGSSYLLVTCGAVVGGLLVAVAVLLLARGGGVAGFRLVIVGIALSAMLNSAQTWIVLTADLELARVAAVWGSGSLNGASWAYTGPALVAGLVVMLLTGVLLSRPLGLLDLGEDSSAALGVPPGRTRLIAVLTGVLLVAIATAAAGPIAFVALAAPHVGRRVAGTSGASMAPAACAGAFLLASADLVAQHAIPDRSLPVGVVTIALGGLYLVSLLVRESRKGTL; from the coding sequence GTGATCACCCGTTCGCCCGCCGAGCAGGGCTTCGTCGTCGTCCGCGTGCCTCAGGGCCTCGCGATCTCCGGGCTCGTCCCGGTGCGTGCGGTGCTCGGATGCCTGGGCCTGCTGGTCGCCACCCTCGCCGTGACGGGCGCGGCCCTGATGCTCGGCGAGGTCACCTTCTCCCCGCCCGAGGTCGCCCGAGCGCTCTTCGGGGACGCGGCCCGCGACGTCGAGCTCTTCGTCGTGCAGTGGCGGCTCCCGCGGGCGCTGGCCGCCGCGGTGTTCGGCGCCATGCTCGGCGTGGCCGGCGCGATCTTCCAGTCCGTCACGCGCAATCCGCTGGGCAGTCCCGACATCATCGGCTTCACGGCCGGTGCCTCGGCCGGGGGCGTCATGATGATCGCCCTCGTCGGCTCGAGCTACCTGCTGGTGACGTGCGGCGCGGTGGTCGGCGGCCTGCTCGTCGCCGTCGCGGTCCTGCTGCTCGCGCGCGGCGGCGGCGTGGCGGGCTTCCGACTCGTGATCGTCGGCATCGCCCTGAGCGCGATGCTCAACTCCGCGCAGACCTGGATCGTGCTCACCGCCGACCTCGAGCTGGCCCGGGTCGCCGCGGTGTGGGGCTCGGGCTCCCTCAACGGGGCGAGCTGGGCGTACACGGGCCCCGCCCTGGTCGCGGGTCTCGTCGTGATGCTCCTGACCGGCGTCCTGCTGAGCCGGCCGCTCGGGCTGCTCGACCTCGGCGAGGACAGCTCGGCCGCACTCGGCGTGCCGCCGGGCCGCACCCGGCTGATCGCGGTGCTCACCGGCGTCCTGCTCGTGGCGATCGCCACCGCCGCGGCCGGCCCGATCGCCTTCGTCGCCCTCGCCGCGCCGCACGTCGGCCGCCGGGTCGCCGGCACGAGCGGTGCCTCGATGGCCCCGGCGGCCTGCGCGGGCGCGTTCCTGCTCGCGAGCGCCGACCTCGTCGCCCAGCACGCCATCCCCGACCGCTCGCTGCCCGTGGGCGTCGTCACGATCGCCCTCGGCGGCCTCTACCTCGTCTCGCTGCTCGTCCGCGAGAGCCGGAAGGGAACCCTGTGA